The Labeo rohita strain BAU-BD-2019 chromosome 14, IGBB_LRoh.1.0, whole genome shotgun sequence genomic interval aggcggGCTGATAGATTCAGCTTTAGTTAAAGCTTCAGCAAAAGTAGgcaaaaatcacacacacatatacggGCTGATAGAGCGGGTGATCTGGCGAGTCTTACcgctgatgtgtgtgtgtggggcgGTGTTTAGCTCGTGTTTCTCTCCGTACACCCGGCGCGACTCTCCGCAGCTCCTCGCGCCGCCCGCGGCGCCCCACAGCGCGATCAGGTACACCAACACCTTCATCATCTTCAACAACACCGAGTCTGTGAAGGTGGACAGTAAATCACTGATTAAAGACGAGACAACGCGAACCTGCTGCGTCTCAGCGGAGCCGCGTCTCTTTGTCCCGGGATGTTCGTGCACGCGCGcgcgcacacactcacacactcagcCTCCCTGAAGAGCGTGTGTCTGAACAATagaaacacacacgcacacacattttCTCTTTGTCGGCTTTTTAACAGCACTAATCTTTTATTCGGTCAGATCGCAGTgtaattataatgatttaaagaataaataatagcCTATGCCTTTATAAAACATACATCATTTGTCATGAAGACAATTGTTGTAAATCATGAACTGTATCCGATATAATTAATCAAAGAAGCCGCTGTTCAATTATGAtcacaaaactgaaaaatatatgatttaatgAGTAGTTTTAACGGGTTATTTATGTTTTCGAAACGATGATTAACGACACTTTTGCTCAATAAAATGAAAGCAACCGCACAGACAACCACTTAAAATCCAAAAGTTTtattaagattatttatttatttacttacttaacATAATAATGTATTACTGGCACAAAACTAGCACAGAGTCTCAGAACAAGGAATTTTCCATCCTGAAAGAGATGAAAGATCAGCATAAATCAGTGATGTCAATATTGATCGCTGCCATCTGCTCAGTTAAAGCGCGAAATCGTGTCGTTGTGGAGTCAGTGACTCAACAGGGAATAAAAACAACACGAAACACTATAAAAAGCTGAGAGACTGCATCTAACAATGTACAGAACGGATGAATCGAGGACCGCACACACAGAGTGGCGGAGCTATGACGTCACTTTGTGCGCCAATCAGCTGTTGGCGTCACACTGGTTCCCTTGACAAAAACCCAACAGGATTTTTCCAAAGACTTTTGGATTATCGCAAAAAATAAGATCTCCATTCAGCCGCAGTTCATGACACTTACGTGTTTTGTCCATTAAGATAGTcttcttaaaataatacaaattttattaatttttaacccTAAATACAAGCTCCAAAATTAAAAAGGCAACATTAGGCTATAAACGAAGTACACCATGGTCGCTCGCCTTCAAAGTCACCACCACTATGCTACCGACAACTTTTAAacttatgttttaaaaacattttccatgATAATTATTTACTTTGTGGATGAATTTTCATCCACAcgttacattataaaaaatatatacatttgtttatgttctcttgaatatgtttttctttggggaataaatacattttattttgatgttttatctGTTATAAACGTTTAAAAACACATGTTTGATAATTGTGCCTGAAGACTGAAGATCATAATCTGAGGCGTAAAACCTTCTATGAAACCCAGCTATGGCTCTGTCAATCTTCAGCCTCATGTCCACAGATGATAAGAGCACCGAGAGGCGCAGTATGTGGTGCAATAAGCAGTGTATTGTCAAATGGAAGTACAAGTGTCCATACAAAAATGGCCAAAATGTGGAGTTagagttgtaaaaaaaaaaaaaaaaaaacaaaagaagtgAATACCTTATATTGCATTTCGGGTATCCTCAAAGAGGGTGGAGAATATTTGCTGCTAATTGGGCTGATTCTGCAATAAGAGGCAGGGTATGGTCAAATATGGCAAATCCAGGGGTGCATAAATAAGGAttgccaaaattaaaaaaaaaaacaacaaacacttgctcctggagggccggggccctgcagagtttagctccaacttcactcaacacacctgccgggAAGTTTCCAGTATGCCTAACAAGAGCTTGATTACTGGTTCAGGTTCCTCTAATttgggttggagctaaattccAACTGAAGTAAACATAATATGAAGACCTTATTTACACTACAAGCTGCCCAAAATTTGGATTTGGTTAGAAGATTGTACCAATCATAAAAGATCACATACCCTTTAACACTCCTAAAAGGGCAGAGAAAAGTTGCTGTAAGTTAGGCTGCAGGTGCCATAAATGCCCGTGTTGTCAAATATAGCAAATTTATTAGTCTATAAAATAAGTTTGGTTCAGTAAAAACTTAAACATTTGGTTTTCTTCAGAGCAGTACACCTAGCATGAGGACGTCACATCTTCCTTAACATAGCTGATGGCTAAAATAAGCAGCTTTCTGTTTTGTCAAATAGGCTATTTCAAGTGTCCAATAGAAATGATTTTGTAGGAGCAGTACACACAGAATGAAGCCCTTATGTTTACTTTAAACACCCTCGAAGGGAATAAtataaattcatcaaaaaaaaaaaaagcatgacatTTATCATGAGCTGACATGAACCATGCAGTTTAACTGCACTTTTCAGTAAACTAATTGGACCCCATTACAAAGTTATCAATGCATCAGTATCTCATTAAAATTCTGCAGAAATTACCACAAACCATCAAGTCAAAACACAAAGTTAATctatttacagcatttatttcagggatttaacagatttaaaagcaaaacaaacaaaacttgcTCCTCCACATCACAACACCAGACGGAAAGGTTCAAATGCATCAGATCATGTACAGTCACTCTGTTCGTTGCGTTTGTTCACACAAACGTGACGCGTGAACGCGCCTGGTTTATCTGCCACACGTTCAGCTCCTCGTACTCGTCCAGAGCGGCCTGGAACTGTGCTGGAGTGAAACCACGAGACACGCAGCGCTGCTCCGCCTCGGCCATACGAACAGACCTCACGGAGCCCTCGCCGGCCAGCTCACGCAGCAGAGAGAAGATGACGTCAGCCGGACGCTGCGCCCTGCAGACCGACAGACAGAGAGGAGAACTCGATGAGACGCGGGTCACGCCGCActcagtggtgtgtgtgtgcgcgtgcgcGTTTACGTACCTGGTGTTGTTGGTCTTGTCGGCCTGCAGCGAGTCTTTGCTCATCTCCATCAGTCGCATGGCCTCATTAACATCCTCTTTCTCTACACCATCCACCATCCGCAAACGAgcctgaacacacacacgccTGAAGTCACCTCCTCAGCTTATCAAGTGTATGAATGTCACCACATTCCTCAAGTACAAATGATTTTACAAAGTCAAGTGTACTTCAAATGGACGAGTTGTGCCGGCACTGTCAGACCGAGACAAGTGCAATGCCTTGTGGGAAAGCCAGCAACTGCCCAAGTCTCCGCCTCTCAACACCAGCTAGTCTCTGCGTCCGAGCGCTGCGGGGTGTCGCGCGCGGTCAGTTTTGCATGGGTTTGCACAGCGGCGAGACCCGAGGCTGACTGCCCACCCCGCAAAGCTGACCGTCACGCGACAACACGGATCTCGGCGCGTCGCTCGAACCTGCGTCAGCAGCGGCGTGTGTCGTGAAGTGCTGCTTCTGCAGTAGAGATGAACGCAACTACCTGCACAAACAGCACTTTTAACACCCGACGGCCACATCAGTCCAGCTCCAGAGATCAGGTCCTGCCTGTAACGGTAAGGTCGTCTGCATTGTGTGTGTCTCACCAGGGCAGTGGAGAGGCGCAGGATGGACAGCAGCGTTCGGGCCGAGGTGAACGTCGTGTCTTTACTGACTCGCGCCTCTTTCCTCATTTCTACATACGCGGCTGTGATGTAATCAGACAGAGACTCTGGAACCACCGGCTGCTTCTGCTTACACTTGCTGATGTAACGCCTGACAGACACAGATAGATGAAACAAGTCATCAGATGATTTTCTCTAATTGCAGTTCAGTTTTAATCTCAACTAGGTGGCCTTAACTTCTAAgtacttacatcaaaaagtACGTACAATGTACTCAATGAACAATGTTCATTTAGTATTgcaaacacttttgctgctattgaggtgggagacaggtaaggttagggacaggtttggtggtatgggtaggtttaagggtgagTTAAGGTGTAAAAggtgggtcaacagtgtaactataaatgtaattacatgcaggcaTTTATaactacaatgtaaaaacatgtgcACAATAAATGCATTGCATCAAATGATTAAAGTACCATAATAGTTAAGGCCACTTTCCATTACAGTTcctgtttatataaaaacattacttgTGTTCAGTTTAGGTTTCAATAAActaaatgattcatttcaaattacaattttacacCGTACATATTTGAAGAGATTGCTGTGAGTGatcaaacagtaaaaatgtctgTCGCTAATCAACAGTGCCATATCAATCCATAATTTTGCTCTAAAAtgtaatactaatattaaactGTCAGTACTGATGAGCGTCAGCGCACACGCTAACAGCGGGTGTGAGCGTCAGTCATTAAAGCGAGGTGCAGACGGCGCTCGTTTACCTCATGAGCTTCATGTCGATGGGGTTGAAGTGAGTTGGCGGCTGCTTGCAGTGTTGGTGCACGTATGTGATGTGCTGCGCCAGCCGCAGGTCGTTGTCCGTATCGGGTTTGTCCTGAATGAGCCACAGCAGGTCGAAGCGGGACAGCAGCGCGGCCGGCAGCTGGATGTTCTGCTCGATGGTTTTGCGAGGGTTGTAGCGGCCGTACGCCGGGTTCGCCGCAGCCAAGATCGAACAGCGCGCGTTCAAAGACGTCATGATGCCGGCCTGAGACAAACGAGACAACACGTGTGGTCGCGATCGTTCGAGAGTCAGAAATCGCTCGGCTCGATCGGAGCGGACCGTACCTTGGCGATGGAGATGGTCTGCTGCTCCATGACCTCGTGAATGGCCGTGCGGTCGCCGTCAGCCATCTTATCGAACTCGTCGATGCAGCACACGCCCAGATCGGCCAGAACCAAAGCGCCGCCCTCCAGCGTCATCTCGCCCGTGACCGGGTCACGCATCACCGCTGCCGTCAGACCCACGCCGGACGAGCCGCGGCCGGTCGTGTACTGACCTGAAACAGAGCGTCGAGAGTTAGTCGCGGGAAGGCCGGCCGGCGGACGAAGTCGTACTGCGGGCGACACTCACTGCGAGGGGCGAGACGGTCGATGTAGGACAGCAGCTGAGACTTTGCCACACCCGGATCACCCATCAGACAGATGTTAATGTTCCCTACAAACACAGGCACATTCGGTCACACGGGCTTCATACAACACAGTCCGCGTCAAAAGAGCTTCATGGTAATAAATCAATGAACTGATTAAACTTAAACATGAgacaaaacagaatttactgtaAAGCAAAGTCTGTAgtatcattattccagtcaatTTGGTTCCATAACACAATACTTgtaatgctcttttttttttttcccccagacaTGGTGATATGACGACATATAATGATGAATAATCCACTTTATTTAGCGCTAGCTCTACTGTACTCTACAGTGTTTTCTGgcacatatacataatataaatatatacacgtTGTTGTTATGGGTGAAATCTCTGATGTTTAGAGACATGCATGAGTGTTGGGGATTTAGATAACGATCAGTTTATAAAAGAGTTATCAATCAGTCATTTAAGTGAAGTATATCCAGCATCACACGCAAGGCATTCTCACCCCTGATCTTCATCCCGCGCGGCGCCTGCTCCACACCACcgaccagcagcagcagcagagccTTCTTCACATCCTCATGACCGTAAATCTCTGGAGCAATGGATCCCGCCAGCTTCTCATAGAAGTCCtcctctacacacacacacacgtgagTCCAGAGACATGTCACTACCCTTAGAAATCACACGCAAAAACAACGCATGTTACCCGTGATCTGCCGTAGCTCTTCATCACTCAGCTCTTCAGTTCCCAGCTCATCATCCTCTGTCTTATTCATCAAAGTGATGCAGTGACACTCCAGATACGTCTCTGACAACAGaccctgacacacacacacacacattaataaccctgcacacacacacacacactacagaCCTATCTGAATACAGGAAACACAGAGCTCAAGGTCATGTGACCTTACATTTAGATGGCCATACAAATGTAAAGCGGGACTTGTTCTGCCTACTGTTTGTGTATTGGATGTCGAGACATGGGCGTGGCACTCTGAAAGAACTTGCAGTGAATTGTATTAAAGGAGCATTCTTTAACTGAGAAGTCAAGTTATGATATTCTACTTAAACATTACACGCTCAATTCTAACATACACGTACGAGTCAATCTCAATCCACCAATAATAAGCATTAAAACAATTGTTAAGGTGACTTTTCATTTCAAGTTTGATTTCgcataaacatttacatttgatgCTATAAGAGCAGTTCATAGTCTACAGGACGACAAAACGAAGCTGAACTCTACAGCTGGCAGTAACGTGTGTAAAATGTGTCACCTGTACAGCCTGTCTGAATCCAGAGCGCAGCAGAGGAAGGAATATTCCAGAAACAGCCACGTGATCTCCAGGCTGCGCCACACGCGTGTTCTCTCCGCGGGCGTAAATGGTCATGCTGCGAGGAATGTTTCCCACCGGCACCTGATCGCTCTGAGcgtttgacacacacacacacacacaactcagTGAACATTTGCACGATTTACACTCAGCCAGGCAAAACGTTACGCTCACACACACTTACATGCTCCTGAATGCGCAACTCCTGGAACTTGATGAACTTTGAGCCGCGTGTCTGAAGGTACAGCCGTCCTCCAGATTTGTTGGTGACGCACTCCTGACTGGGACACATGATGAGCGGCGTGAAGCTCGGAGAAGCGATCTGATCAATGGCATGGACAGAACTcgtgttaacacacacacacacgaatgGACGAGTGTTTTAAGAGACACGTTAACTAATAACCTTCATACCGGCTGGTAGGTCTCGGCTCCGCACTGATCGCAGGTGTATGTGGCCACGGCCATCATGGGTTTAACCTCCGTGGCTCTGGTGACGATTCCCCTGACGGTCACCAGCTGACCGATGCTGTCGGCCTTCACGTCACGCACCACCTTGGGCTTCAGTGTGGATGGAGGACGGAAATAAACCTCACTGAGAAACACACATGATTCATGCAATTATAAATGAGAAAACCACTGAGTGAGTACAATATGACAAACATGCAATAACACACACTGAATTCACCTGGAcacgtacgtgtgtgtgtgtgtgtgtgtgtctgccaTATGACCTTATGTTTCTAAGCATGCACATGTAAACGAGAGAAAGTGCGTCTGTTTTGTATGAAAGTGAAGAGAATCCACCTGCGAGAAAAGAGATTAGTGCTCGCGCATTTTGGTGCTCTGAACATTTGTCATTACAATAACACCATAGAAACAATCtcaaacaaactattaaaataagttgTGTCTGAAAGCTGCAtcgatttctttttttttattggttaaaatgaatggAGAATATCACGTTTTTCATGTGCACTCGACCATTTCCATCAGTGCTGCTAAATCACTTGATGAGGTCCACGCTTCCTTTGCGTAAAAACTACGCCACAAAGAGAATAAATAAAAGGCGTCTTTAAAAAGGCAAGAGAACATGTACATTTCCTTAATCATGaccaacagactgatgaaaatgcgggacattttctcaatatgcagcgtgcgggacaaggggtgaaaatgctgtgcggtACAACGCAAAGCGGGATGGGTGTTCACCCTAATTATAGTCATTATAATTAGTCATTATAATAGTCATTATAATATATTCTTTCTATAACCCTTCATACATAAACAGTGTCAAAGCAGCTTAACAGCAATAAACACGAAAAGAATATAACCACAGATGCAaacttcaaatgtaaaaaattaaattgcgTTGATCATTACTAATAATACAAGTCAACTGACTTTcatagttgtttattttaatctttaatattattgtaatatttagtattataGCACAGGTTATTATTTACAG includes:
- the mcm7 gene encoding DNA replication licensing factor MCM7; the protein is MAPKDYMAEKDKCKRFLQEFYSEDDSGKKVFKYGAQLVSLAHREQVALVVDLDDVAEEDPELVESVCENAKRYTGLFADAVHELLPEYREREVVAKDALDVYIEHRLMMETRGRDPADTRDARNQYPSELMRRFEVYFRPPSTLKPKVVRDVKADSIGQLVTVRGIVTRATEVKPMMAVATYTCDQCGAETYQPIASPSFTPLIMCPSQECVTNKSGGRLYLQTRGSKFIKFQELRIQEHSDQVPVGNIPRSMTIYARGENTRVAQPGDHVAVSGIFLPLLRSGFRQAVQGLLSETYLECHCITLMNKTEDDELGTEELSDEELRQITEEDFYEKLAGSIAPEIYGHEDVKKALLLLLVGGVEQAPRGMKIRGNINICLMGDPGVAKSQLLSYIDRLAPRSQYTTGRGSSGVGLTAAVMRDPVTGEMTLEGGALVLADLGVCCIDEFDKMADGDRTAIHEVMEQQTISIAKAGIMTSLNARCSILAAANPAYGRYNPRKTIEQNIQLPAALLSRFDLLWLIQDKPDTDNDLRLAQHITYVHQHCKQPPTHFNPIDMKLMRRYISKCKQKQPVVPESLSDYITAAYVEMRKEARVSKDTTFTSARTLLSILRLSTALARLRMVDGVEKEDVNEAMRLMEMSKDSLQADKTNNTRAQRPADVIFSLLRELAGEGSVRSVRMAEAEQRCVSRGFTPAQFQAALDEYEELNVWQINQARSRVTFV